In one window of Streptomyces sp. NBC_01224 DNA:
- a CDS encoding carbamoyltransferase family protein, which translates to MLVLGVSGLDRSLSVKKNMLPGLDRREQRVVQGLDSAAALVGEQGVIAASAQERHDGVKGTGTFPVDAVEACLRMAGVTLDDVDFVAHGFRYEPSVAFERDEFARRWYREVYSEDVQYEVLRAHYPDQDWERKFVRVGHHVAHAASSYYLSGFPDATVLVADGMGEAESTSVLRGSGDALHGVRSYSISASLGILYSVVTQYLGFLPGMDEYKVMGLAPYGDASRYANVADELVRRAPGGRLLAPVLAHDKSPTERETHRGAIRRLEELFGPARHPEAPLDQRHMDVAATVQRKLEESLLYVLRETADAAGGSRNLCMAGGVALNCTANGVIARSGLYDRVFVQPASGDDGTALGAALWQLQQHVPAPPAPMTMPYWGEEFDDADIEAQLRGLGDGFTVRKLSEDQLLAEVSSLIGAGKVVSWFQGRMEFGPRALGNRSILADPASPGMRAHLNTVVKQREEFRPFAPAVLAEEATTYFEIEPGQESMYRHMLFVAQVRPEYRDKLPSITHVDGSARVQTVDRESAPRFWRLIRRVGDDRGIPMVVNTSFNLRGQPIVRTPDVAVATYARSTLDALAIGDWLVTRDQPSTAGTAGATDE; encoded by the coding sequence GTGCTGGTGCTCGGTGTCAGCGGACTCGACCGATCGTTGTCCGTCAAGAAGAACATGCTGCCCGGTCTGGACCGGCGGGAACAGCGTGTGGTGCAGGGCCTCGACTCGGCCGCGGCCCTGGTCGGGGAGCAGGGCGTGATCGCCGCCTCTGCGCAGGAACGACACGACGGGGTGAAGGGTACGGGCACGTTCCCCGTCGACGCGGTCGAGGCGTGCCTGCGGATGGCCGGAGTGACCCTGGACGACGTCGACTTCGTCGCGCACGGCTTCCGGTACGAGCCGTCCGTCGCGTTCGAGCGCGACGAGTTCGCCCGGCGCTGGTACCGGGAGGTGTACAGCGAGGACGTGCAGTACGAGGTGTTGCGCGCGCACTATCCGGACCAGGACTGGGAGCGCAAGTTCGTCCGGGTTGGCCACCATGTCGCCCATGCCGCCAGCAGCTACTACCTGAGCGGGTTCCCCGACGCGACGGTTCTGGTGGCCGACGGCATGGGCGAGGCCGAGTCCACGTCGGTCCTGCGGGGCAGCGGTGACGCGTTGCACGGTGTGCGCAGCTACTCCATATCCGCGTCGCTGGGCATCCTCTACAGCGTCGTCACCCAGTACCTGGGGTTCCTGCCGGGGATGGACGAGTACAAGGTGATGGGTCTGGCGCCCTATGGGGACGCGAGCCGGTACGCGAATGTGGCCGACGAGCTGGTGCGCAGGGCTCCGGGCGGACGGCTGCTGGCCCCCGTCCTGGCGCACGACAAGTCGCCGACGGAGCGCGAGACGCACCGGGGGGCCATCCGACGGCTGGAGGAGCTGTTCGGTCCGGCCCGGCATCCGGAGGCACCGCTCGACCAGCGGCACATGGATGTCGCGGCGACCGTCCAGCGCAAGCTGGAGGAGAGCCTGCTGTATGTCCTGCGCGAGACGGCCGATGCCGCGGGCGGCTCCCGCAATCTGTGCATGGCGGGTGGTGTCGCGCTGAACTGCACGGCCAACGGTGTGATCGCCCGCAGCGGTCTGTACGACCGGGTGTTCGTGCAGCCGGCGTCGGGGGACGACGGTACGGCCCTCGGCGCGGCGCTGTGGCAGCTCCAGCAGCACGTACCGGCGCCACCGGCCCCGATGACGATGCCGTACTGGGGCGAGGAGTTCGACGACGCGGACATCGAGGCGCAGCTGCGTGGACTGGGTGACGGATTCACCGTACGGAAGCTGTCCGAGGACCAGCTGCTGGCCGAGGTGTCGTCGCTGATCGGCGCGGGGAAGGTCGTCTCCTGGTTCCAGGGGCGGATGGAGTTCGGCCCGCGTGCGCTGGGCAACCGGAGCATCCTCGCGGACCCGGCATCGCCCGGCATGCGTGCCCATCTGAACACCGTCGTGAAGCAGCGTGAGGAGTTCCGGCCGTTCGCGCCGGCCGTCCTGGCGGAGGAGGCGACCACCTACTTCGAGATCGAGCCGGGGCAGGAGTCGATGTACCGTCACATGCTTTTCGTGGCACAGGTGCGGCCCGAGTACCGCGACAAGCTGCCGTCGATCACACATGTCGACGGCTCTGCCCGCGTGCAGACCGTCGACCGGGAGAGCGCCCCGAGGTTCTGGCGCCTGATCCGCCGGGTCGGTGACGACCGGGGCATCCCGATGGTGGTCAACACCTCGTTCAATCTGCGCGGCCAGCCGATCGTGCGGACGCCGGACGTCGCGGTCGCCACGTACGCCCGCTCGACGCTGGACGCGCTGGCGATCGGCGACTGGCTGGTGACCCGTGACCAGCCGTCGACCGCCGGGACCGCAGGTGCGACCGATGAGTGA
- a CDS encoding non-ribosomal peptide synthetase, producing the protein MSERPALGGARSVAELREAAAAIWRDALGLDDVRDDCNFFDEGGDSVLSVEVAISLRELTGQELELDILYEYPEFGALSAALSGGPDEGGPETRELTAAEERLWTAEQLHPGSAVYHLAVRYRFPGGLDVIRLRAALDKLAARHEALRRGFVKPALSLTARKVSVACRWVDAQGVSDESVRELVDTEVRTPFDLGRPPLLRALLVDRGDAGSELVLTVHHLVCDGASLDLLETQLQQLYEDGSDSEGTEWESAGRQAVSVRPRDAAAALDHWRTMLAGCPGALSLPHDLARPARPGVKGAAHRIPLTDQQVSTILSSAEEERLSPFMAWVAAYVTGLIAVTGDRDLVLAVPASSRGPAQAGEVGMFVDTLPLRFTVRPGATARDVVRLVRRVVTGALAHQQVPFQTLVEEVWSGADRSRAPLAQTALTYMDTTRCGLRWDGHSAEREQIGTGTAKYEVLWLVTRTGRGTVCELEYSTNLFTDEAAAALHRRMVAAIGDAFAQPDAPLTECGTDALDGFVPIHERVHRRAVEHPGAVAVRHGRTTLTYGELDRRASVLAAGLRTAGIGRGAVVAVPMERGIASVTTCLGILYAGAAYLPVDVAQPAERTRHIVRTAATAAVVMDDAAAELLAEVVPAHLLEKLLVTDEAPVAPAAVTGADVAYVICTSGSTGRPKAVVVPHRAVVRLVPDADFVAFGPADRVAHVSNPAFDAATLEIWGALAGGGTLVVADRDVLLSPRRMRSFVTDEGISVMFLTVTLLNQVVDFAPDAFRDLRVLLFGGEKHDARRLGKLFAAGPPATVVNGYGPTENTTFSTTHEVTAEDLAKGVVPLGRPLPRSTAYVLDASGQRVGAGGTGELYVGGEGLAHGYLDAPAQTAAAFVPDPFAGRPGQRLYRTGDQVRVLPGERYEYVGRLDDQVKVRGHRVELAEIEAAVRRQNGVADAVVHARPTDDGIEITAFVTPDTPGDGPQAALDVTVLGDGLRSELPQYMLPTVIVVDRIPVTANGKADREALLSASAGAGAGGCTPAESADPSQDGDPVDGTVDGTVDGTVTALWQEVLGTGSVRPQDNFLNAGGHSIKAMRLLALLGEELDVTIDLVDFFENPTLRGLTTLVRQELTGGEL; encoded by the coding sequence ATGAGTGAGCGGCCCGCCCTCGGCGGGGCACGTTCCGTGGCGGAGCTCCGTGAGGCCGCCGCCGCGATCTGGCGCGATGCCCTCGGTCTGGACGACGTCCGCGACGACTGCAACTTCTTCGACGAGGGCGGCGACTCCGTCCTCTCCGTGGAGGTGGCGATCTCGCTGCGCGAACTCACCGGCCAGGAACTCGAACTGGATATCCTCTACGAATACCCGGAATTCGGCGCACTGTCGGCGGCGTTGAGCGGAGGCCCCGATGAGGGAGGGCCGGAGACGAGGGAGCTGACCGCCGCCGAGGAACGGCTGTGGACCGCCGAACAGCTCCACCCGGGGAGCGCCGTCTACCATCTCGCCGTCCGCTACCGCTTCCCCGGCGGTCTCGACGTCATCAGGCTGCGCGCCGCGCTCGACAAGCTGGCGGCCCGGCACGAGGCGCTGCGGCGCGGCTTCGTGAAGCCCGCGCTCTCACTGACCGCGCGGAAGGTCTCCGTGGCCTGCCGGTGGGTGGACGCGCAGGGCGTGTCGGACGAGAGTGTGCGCGAACTCGTCGACACCGAGGTGCGCACACCGTTCGACCTGGGCCGGCCTCCGCTGTTGCGGGCCCTCCTCGTGGACCGGGGCGACGCCGGCAGTGAACTGGTCCTGACCGTGCACCACTTGGTGTGTGACGGGGCCTCGCTGGACCTCCTCGAAACACAGCTCCAGCAACTCTACGAGGACGGCTCGGATTCAGAGGGCACGGAATGGGAGTCCGCCGGCCGGCAGGCCGTTTCCGTACGGCCCCGGGATGCCGCAGCGGCGCTGGACCACTGGCGGACGATGCTCGCCGGCTGCCCCGGGGCGCTGTCCCTGCCGCACGATCTGGCCCGTCCGGCGCGGCCCGGTGTCAAAGGCGCCGCCCATCGCATCCCGCTCACGGACCAGCAGGTGTCGACGATCCTGTCGTCGGCCGAGGAGGAACGGCTCAGTCCGTTCATGGCGTGGGTGGCCGCCTATGTGACCGGCCTGATAGCGGTGACGGGCGACCGGGATCTGGTGCTCGCCGTGCCGGCCTCGTCCCGGGGTCCCGCCCAGGCGGGCGAGGTCGGCATGTTCGTCGACACGCTGCCGCTGCGGTTCACCGTCCGGCCCGGGGCCACGGCCCGTGATGTGGTGCGGTTGGTACGTCGTGTGGTGACCGGTGCCCTGGCCCATCAGCAGGTGCCGTTCCAGACGCTCGTCGAGGAGGTGTGGTCCGGCGCCGACCGTTCGCGGGCCCCGCTGGCTCAGACCGCCCTCACCTACATGGACACCACACGGTGCGGGCTGCGGTGGGACGGCCACAGCGCCGAGCGTGAGCAGATCGGCACGGGCACCGCAAAGTACGAGGTGCTGTGGCTGGTCACGCGGACCGGTCGCGGAACGGTCTGTGAACTGGAGTACTCCACGAACCTGTTCACCGACGAGGCGGCGGCCGCCCTGCACCGACGCATGGTGGCGGCCATCGGCGACGCCTTCGCACAGCCGGACGCCCCTCTGACGGAGTGCGGTACGGACGCGCTCGACGGGTTCGTACCGATCCACGAGAGGGTGCACCGCCGGGCCGTGGAGCACCCCGGCGCGGTGGCGGTGCGACACGGGCGGACGACGCTGACGTACGGGGAGCTGGACCGGCGGGCGAGCGTGCTGGCCGCCGGGCTCCGGACGGCCGGGATCGGCCGCGGCGCGGTGGTGGCCGTGCCCATGGAGCGCGGCATCGCGTCGGTCACCACATGCCTCGGCATCCTGTACGCGGGCGCCGCCTACCTGCCGGTGGACGTCGCTCAGCCGGCCGAGCGCACCCGGCACATCGTGCGGACCGCGGCGACGGCGGCCGTCGTCATGGACGACGCGGCGGCCGAACTGCTCGCGGAGGTGGTGCCCGCGCACCTGCTGGAGAAGCTGCTCGTCACCGACGAGGCCCCGGTGGCCCCGGCGGCGGTGACCGGCGCCGATGTCGCCTACGTGATCTGCACCTCGGGCTCGACCGGCCGTCCCAAGGCGGTGGTGGTGCCGCACCGTGCCGTCGTGCGGCTGGTGCCGGACGCGGACTTCGTGGCGTTCGGCCCCGCCGACCGGGTCGCGCATGTGTCCAATCCCGCCTTCGACGCGGCGACGCTGGAGATCTGGGGAGCGCTGGCCGGCGGCGGCACCCTCGTCGTCGCGGACCGGGACGTCCTGCTGTCACCGCGGCGGATGCGTTCCTTCGTCACCGACGAGGGCATCTCCGTCATGTTCCTCACCGTGACGCTCCTCAACCAGGTGGTGGACTTCGCGCCGGACGCCTTCCGGGATCTGCGGGTGCTGCTCTTCGGCGGTGAGAAGCACGATGCTCGCAGGTTGGGGAAGCTGTTCGCGGCCGGCCCGCCCGCCACAGTGGTGAACGGCTACGGCCCCACCGAGAACACCACATTCAGCACCACCCATGAGGTGACCGCCGAGGATCTCGCCAAGGGCGTGGTCCCCCTCGGCCGCCCGCTCCCGCGCAGCACGGCGTACGTGCTCGACGCATCCGGGCAGCGGGTCGGGGCCGGCGGAACCGGAGAGCTGTACGTCGGCGGCGAGGGGCTCGCCCACGGCTACCTCGACGCCCCCGCGCAGACCGCCGCAGCCTTCGTCCCCGACCCGTTCGCCGGGCGTCCCGGGCAGCGGCTCTACCGCACGGGCGACCAGGTGCGGGTCCTGCCCGGTGAGCGGTACGAGTACGTGGGGCGGCTCGACGACCAGGTGAAGGTGCGCGGCCACCGCGTCGAACTCGCCGAGATCGAGGCAGCGGTACGGAGGCAGAACGGGGTGGCCGACGCCGTCGTGCACGCACGTCCGACGGACGACGGCATCGAGATCACCGCCTTCGTGACACCGGACACCCCCGGGGATGGACCTCAGGCGGCCCTGGACGTCACCGTGCTCGGGGACGGACTGCGCAGCGAACTGCCGCAGTACATGCTGCCGACGGTGATCGTCGTCGACCGCATCCCCGTCACCGCCAATGGAAAAGCGGACCGCGAGGCACTCCTGTCGGCGTCGGCCGGGGCCGGGGCAGGTGGCTGCACTCCGGCAGAGTCCGCCGATCCGTCGCAGGACGGCGACCCGGTCGACGGCACGGTCGACGGCACGGTCGACGGCACGGTCACTGCGCTCTGGCAGGAGGTGCTCGGCACCGGGAGCGTCCGGCCGCAGGACAACTTCCTGAACGCGGGCGGACATTCCATCAAGGCCATGCGGCTGCTGGCCCTCCTCGGCGAGGAGCTGGACGTCACGATCGATCTGGTCGACTTCTTCGAGAACCCCACCCTGCGCGGGCTCACCACCCTCGTACGGCAGGAGCTGACGGGAGGCGAGCTGTGA
- a CDS encoding amino acid adenylation domain-containing protein encodes MSAAPSLGRFLHWAQVQPDAVAIVDESGELTYAALESAARARAARLSTDGVRPGTRVTVECGYGADYVVALLATWLLEAVAVPLDPAAPAERRRHQVRQAGCEAAVPFPYADGVVRAAVADEISERATGTAGPPDAGEPAAYILFTSGSTGLPKGVEIEHTGLLTMLDHFSGAMGLGPGDRMLAHSSIVFDMSVPEMLVPLTSGGTIAVAPSRCARNPEFFAKWLLTQEPGAAYATPSQLRLLLPFLAGERAFTHLVSAGEALPAALAEELDGVVGTLWNGYGPTETTVCGLCTEVRPPYRDPLPIGVPITGLRAQVLDGSRQPVPEGEVGELCLYGVGVARGYVGEPGLTARSFTTGPDGSRAYLTGDMVRIGADGQYFFHGRIDDQVKIRGHRVELGEIESVAERTPGVSQAVALLTEALRGRAELHLAVVCRAEDGEPVGPGAAAAALRERLRRDLPVHMRPGRLLFFDELPRNASGKTDRNGVRRIVEERLRRP; translated from the coding sequence GTGAGCGCCGCTCCCTCTCTGGGCCGCTTCCTTCACTGGGCGCAGGTCCAGCCGGACGCCGTGGCGATCGTCGACGAGAGCGGCGAACTGACCTACGCGGCACTGGAGTCCGCCGCGCGTGCCCGTGCGGCCAGGCTGTCGACTGACGGGGTGCGCCCCGGTACGCGGGTCACCGTCGAGTGCGGGTACGGCGCCGACTACGTGGTCGCCCTGCTGGCGACCTGGCTGCTGGAGGCGGTGGCGGTGCCGCTCGATCCGGCCGCGCCGGCCGAACGCCGCCGCCATCAGGTCCGACAGGCGGGCTGCGAGGCGGCCGTTCCCTTTCCGTACGCCGACGGCGTCGTCCGCGCCGCCGTCGCCGACGAGATCTCCGAGCGGGCGACCGGGACCGCCGGCCCGCCGGACGCGGGCGAGCCTGCCGCGTACATCCTGTTCACCTCGGGCTCGACCGGGCTCCCCAAGGGGGTGGAGATCGAGCACACCGGGCTGCTCACCATGCTGGACCACTTCTCCGGCGCCATGGGGCTGGGGCCGGGCGACCGGATGCTCGCGCACAGCAGCATCGTCTTCGACATGTCCGTGCCGGAGATGCTGGTGCCGCTGACGAGCGGCGGCACGATCGCCGTCGCTCCGTCGCGGTGTGCGCGCAACCCGGAGTTCTTCGCGAAATGGCTGCTCACCCAGGAGCCCGGCGCCGCGTACGCCACACCCAGTCAGCTGCGGCTGCTGCTTCCCTTTCTGGCCGGTGAGCGGGCCTTCACCCACCTGGTCAGCGCCGGGGAGGCGCTGCCCGCCGCGCTGGCCGAGGAGTTGGACGGGGTCGTCGGTACCTTGTGGAACGGGTACGGCCCCACCGAGACGACCGTCTGCGGCCTGTGCACCGAGGTCCGTCCCCCCTATCGGGACCCGTTGCCGATAGGCGTACCGATCACCGGTCTGCGCGCCCAGGTGCTGGACGGGTCGCGGCAGCCCGTTCCCGAGGGTGAGGTCGGTGAACTCTGCCTCTACGGGGTCGGCGTGGCGCGCGGCTACGTCGGTGAGCCCGGCCTCACCGCCCGGTCCTTCACCACCGGTCCCGACGGCTCCCGTGCCTATCTGACCGGCGACATGGTGCGGATCGGTGCCGACGGACAGTACTTCTTCCACGGGCGGATCGACGACCAGGTGAAGATCCGGGGACACCGTGTCGAGCTGGGCGAGATCGAGTCGGTCGCCGAGCGCACCCCAGGCGTCTCGCAGGCGGTCGCCCTGCTCACCGAGGCGCTGCGTGGGCGGGCCGAGTTGCATCTCGCCGTGGTGTGCCGGGCCGAGGACGGCGAACCCGTCGGCCCGGGGGCCGCCGCGGCCGCGCTGCGCGAACGCCTGCGGCGGGACCTGCCCGTCCACATGCGGCCGGGACGCCTGTTGTTCTTCGACGAACTGCCGCGCAACGCCTCGGGGAAGACCGACCGCAACGGGGTGCGGCGGATCGTCGAGGAGCGTCTGAGACGTCCCTGA
- a CDS encoding MbtH family protein: protein MSEQTTGTRYSVVHNDEEQYSLWAEGRPLPAGWHRTDFSGGREECLAHIDTVWTDMRPRSLRVAMDEN, encoded by the coding sequence ATGAGCGAGCAGACGACCGGCACCCGGTACAGCGTGGTCCACAACGATGAGGAGCAGTACAGCCTCTGGGCCGAAGGGCGGCCGCTCCCGGCCGGCTGGCACCGCACGGACTTCAGCGGCGGGCGCGAGGAGTGCCTGGCCCACATAGACACGGTCTGGACGGACATGCGCCCCAGGAGCCTGCGGGTGGCCATGGACGAGAACTGA
- a CDS encoding MFS transporter: MWALLRRNAQFRRMFAGEAVSSFGDSAMFLSLAIWAKDLTGSNAAAGLVMLALTVPGLSAPLLGHLVDRVHRKPLLVRMYGGMAVLVLSLLAVRGSGQLWIIYVVALAYGVLVSTPARQALLKDLLPSSDAVQARSLLIATREGVRIASPVAGAGVYVAFGGVALAVLGALTLSAAALLIGSVKVIESEPDPVEESFGTSLAAGLRHLRGTPLLFRLTLAMVVFLGGIGMLETAAFAAVDHGLGRPAAFVGVMASIQGAGSALGGLISGTVIRRLGDVGTSCVGYGLVALGLLLCVSRDVALFLVGTTLIGAGLPFVAVVLGAAVHLYAPARMQGRVNAAVNTAKDGAQTLSLTAGAALIGVLDYRVMYLVMTVTTVACAVSLLVRSIPAPQVVPSVADAPADEGPARGAASAREQGSAAPAGEPRVG; encoded by the coding sequence GTGTGGGCGCTTCTTCGCCGCAATGCGCAGTTCCGTCGGATGTTCGCCGGCGAGGCGGTCTCCAGCTTCGGGGACAGCGCCATGTTTCTGTCACTCGCCATCTGGGCGAAGGACCTCACCGGCTCGAACGCCGCCGCCGGTCTGGTCATGCTGGCACTCACCGTGCCGGGCCTGTCCGCGCCCTTGCTGGGGCACCTCGTGGACCGGGTGCATCGCAAGCCGCTGCTGGTCAGGATGTACGGCGGCATGGCGGTTCTCGTGCTGTCGCTGCTGGCCGTCCGGGGCTCCGGCCAGTTGTGGATCATCTATGTGGTCGCCCTCGCCTACGGGGTGCTGGTCTCCACCCCCGCCCGCCAGGCGCTGCTGAAGGACCTGCTGCCGTCGTCCGACGCCGTCCAGGCCAGGTCGCTCCTCATCGCCACCAGGGAGGGCGTGCGCATCGCTTCCCCGGTGGCCGGAGCAGGGGTGTACGTGGCCTTCGGCGGCGTCGCGCTGGCTGTGCTGGGGGCGCTCACACTGAGCGCGGCCGCGCTGCTGATCGGTTCGGTCAAGGTGATCGAGTCGGAACCGGACCCCGTCGAGGAGTCCTTCGGCACCTCCCTCGCCGCCGGCCTGCGGCATCTGCGCGGCACACCGCTGCTGTTCCGGTTGACGCTGGCGATGGTCGTCTTCCTCGGCGGCATCGGCATGCTGGAGACCGCGGCGTTCGCCGCCGTCGATCACGGTCTGGGCCGCCCGGCGGCGTTCGTCGGAGTCATGGCGTCCATCCAAGGCGCCGGTTCAGCGCTCGGCGGTCTGATCTCCGGGACAGTGATACGGCGTCTGGGTGACGTCGGTACCAGCTGCGTCGGCTACGGGCTCGTCGCCCTGGGGCTGCTGCTGTGCGTCTCACGCGATGTGGCGCTCTTCCTCGTCGGGACGACACTCATCGGTGCGGGCCTGCCGTTCGTGGCCGTGGTGCTGGGCGCGGCGGTGCACCTGTACGCACCGGCCCGGATGCAGGGTCGCGTCAACGCCGCGGTCAACACCGCGAAGGACGGAGCGCAGACCCTGTCGCTCACGGCGGGCGCGGCGCTGATCGGGGTGCTGGACTACCGGGTCATGTACCTGGTGATGACAGTGACCACGGTGGCGTGCGCGGTCAGTCTCCTGGTCCGCTCGATTCCCGCTCCGCAGGTGGTGCCGTCGGTGGCGGACGCCCCGGCCGACGAGGGGCCCGCACGGGGCGCGGCCTCCGCGCGTGAGCAGGGCAGCGCCGCACCCGCGGGCGAACCGCGGGTGGGGTGA
- a CDS encoding ferredoxin → MRISIDRDVCIGAGQCALTAPKVFTQDDDGFSELLPGHEEDVDDPMVKEAARVCPVQAITVE, encoded by the coding sequence ATGCGGATCAGTATCGACAGGGATGTGTGCATCGGTGCCGGCCAGTGCGCGCTGACCGCGCCGAAGGTCTTCACACAGGACGACGACGGCTTCAGCGAACTGTTGCCGGGTCACGAGGAGGACGTGGATGACCCGATGGTCAAGGAAGCGGCCCGCGTCTGCCCGGTGCAGGCGATCACGGTGGAGTAG
- a CDS encoding cytochrome P450: protein MADTETVSFPQDRTCPYHPPAEYRPQNDGQKPLSPARLFDGRRVWLVTGHAEARALLVDRRLSADRENPAFPVFTERVARSTRRRIELIGVDDPEHNAQRRMLIPSFSVKRTAALRPKIQETVDRLLDAMIEQGPPTDLVSAFALPVPSMVICALLGVPYADHDFFESQSRRLLRGPGAADIEAARAALDEYFRSLIERKRSDPGEGLLDELITQQLDTGAISRDELVQLAEILLVAGHETTANMISLGTFTLLQYPDQLDRLRTSEDLMPAAVEELLRFLSIADGISRVATEDIEVGGVTIRAGDGVVLSTSVINRDEAAYPAPDELDLGRESRGHVAFGFGVHQCLGQNLARAELEIALRTLFDRLPELRLAAPVDEIPFKPGDTIQGMLELPVAW from the coding sequence ATGGCAGACACCGAGACCGTCTCCTTCCCGCAGGACCGCACCTGCCCGTACCACCCGCCGGCGGAGTACCGGCCACAGAACGACGGGCAGAAGCCGCTGTCTCCCGCCAGACTCTTCGACGGCCGCCGGGTGTGGCTGGTGACCGGGCATGCCGAGGCGCGTGCGCTGCTGGTCGACCGGCGGCTGTCGGCCGACCGGGAGAACCCCGCGTTCCCGGTGTTCACCGAGCGGGTGGCCCGGAGCACCAGACGGCGTATCGAACTGATCGGCGTCGACGACCCCGAGCACAACGCGCAGCGCCGGATGCTGATCCCGAGCTTCTCCGTGAAGCGGACCGCCGCATTGCGGCCGAAGATCCAGGAGACCGTGGACCGGCTGCTGGACGCCATGATCGAGCAGGGCCCGCCCACCGATCTGGTGAGCGCCTTCGCGCTGCCCGTTCCTTCAATGGTGATCTGTGCGCTTCTCGGTGTTCCGTACGCCGACCACGACTTCTTCGAGTCCCAGTCGCGCAGGTTGCTGCGCGGTCCCGGGGCTGCGGATATCGAGGCCGCGCGGGCGGCGCTCGACGAGTACTTCCGGTCGCTGATCGAACGCAAGCGGTCCGACCCGGGCGAGGGATTGCTCGACGAGCTCATCACCCAGCAGCTCGACACCGGGGCCATCAGTCGCGACGAACTGGTCCAGCTGGCAGAGATCCTGCTGGTAGCGGGACACGAGACGACCGCGAACATGATCTCGCTGGGTACGTTCACTCTTCTTCAGTATCCGGACCAGCTGGACCGGTTGCGCACGTCCGAGGATCTGATGCCCGCCGCGGTCGAGGAGTTGCTGCGATTCCTGTCCATTGCCGACGGCATCTCACGGGTGGCGACGGAGGACATCGAGGTGGGTGGGGTGACCATCCGAGCCGGTGACGGCGTCGTACTGTCCACTTCGGTGATCAACCGGGACGAAGCCGCGTACCCGGCGCCGGATGAACTGGACCTCGGCCGGGAATCGCGCGGCCATGTCGCCTTCGGCTTCGGGGTCCATCAGTGCCTCGGCCAGAATCTCGCGCGGGCCGAGCTGGAGATCGCACTGCGCACCCTCTTCGACCGACTGCCGGAGCTGAGGCTGGCGGCCCCCGTCGACGAGATCCCGTTCAAGCCCGGCGACACGATCCAGGGCATGCTCGAACTGCCTGTGGCGTGGTGA
- a CDS encoding TetR/AcrR family transcriptional regulator, which produces MAYRKTPAVQDRLAAARDRLIQCATSVVADVGWANASVTAVAAAAGMSVGSVYQHFPSKGALAVEVFRRASAREVEVLGEVLRDGSGDAAERLACGVRVFARRALQHPGLAYALLAAPAEPSLGEARSEFRRRYRAVFTDVVREGVAAGLFPQQDPEVTAAALTGAIGEVLVDPLSAPTGDAADHLVAELIAMSLRCAGAPSATTG; this is translated from the coding sequence ATGGCCTACCGCAAAACCCCCGCAGTGCAGGACCGGCTCGCCGCCGCAAGGGACCGCCTCATCCAGTGCGCCACGTCCGTCGTCGCCGACGTGGGCTGGGCGAATGCCTCCGTCACCGCAGTCGCCGCCGCTGCCGGAATGTCGGTCGGGTCCGTCTACCAGCACTTCCCCTCGAAGGGTGCCCTGGCCGTGGAAGTCTTCCGGCGCGCCTCGGCACGCGAGGTCGAGGTGCTCGGAGAAGTACTCCGGGACGGCAGCGGCGACGCGGCGGAACGACTCGCGTGCGGAGTCCGCGTCTTCGCCCGCCGCGCCCTGCAACACCCGGGACTGGCCTACGCCCTGCTCGCGGCCCCGGCCGAGCCCTCGCTGGGCGAGGCCCGTTCGGAATTCCGGCGCCGCTATCGCGCGGTGTTCACCGATGTGGTTCGCGAGGGCGTCGCCGCCGGATTGTTCCCCCAACAGGATCCCGAGGTCACGGCCGCCGCACTGACCGGCGCGATCGGAGAGGTGTTGGTGGACCCGTTGTCCGCTCCCACCGGCGACGCGGCCGATCATCTGGTGGCCGAGCTGATAGCGATGTCACTGCGCTGCGCAGGCGCCCCCTCGGCCACCACCGGCTGA